TGCTCCCACGCCAGGACCTTCATCCGGTTCTCCCACTCCAGGATCttcatctgctgctgctgctccagagcgTCCGCTCTCTGCTGGTGCTCCTGTCTCGACAGGTCTGCGGGGTCGTGCTGAGACGACCGGCGGGTCGCTCCCTCTGCCTTGCCGCCCGCCGGCAGGTGCAGACGCTGGCTGATGACCTGGGAGGTGCctgaaaggtcagaggtcaacacaaaaacaaaggtCAGTGAGGTAAACCCTGTTTTCTGTCCAAAACCTAGTGCTGAATGCATTTAACTGTCTACAAACAACACATCGCTGGTAGCTCAGAGGGTGTTTATAGCGCAGGAGCTttcacaggtaaacagtcattCAAAAGGTCACTAATCTCTGCCAACAGAAAGTTCACTGAGCAAGTGTCTTGAGGAAACTAATGCTGTGGCAGCTTGCGGAGCTTTATCGACCTGGGACTGTCAAGTAGGCGGTGGGAAATGTCACATCCTGGAGCTCTGCAGCATTGTGGGAGGCGGAGTTTATCGTGGGTCTGTGGTTCAGATTGGACCAGTCGCTGCCCGTTATTCTGTCCAAGGTGTCCCGCTGGAGGCAGAGGGCCACTTGCTCCTTGCTGTCCTCAGTCtgagacggagagaagaaaaTGTGTGTTGGAGTCAGTGATTCACAAGCTCTTAAAGGTGAAGGACCCCAATGAATTTAAACAAATGAGTCCACGGGCCCTTCATCAGATACTTTTGTCCCAGGATCTGATAGGAATTTAGCTTCTAGATGTTTTGTCACAGAAAGCATATGACCATGACCAAAAATATTTACCAGCTCCATGCTGCCGTTGGTCTGCCCAGCGGCATTTATCAGCATCACATCTTCTgctgagaagagaaaagaagaaaaaacactgcAGGTAAATGTATTTCAGGAAAATATGCAGAGATTGCCTCCCTCTGGTGAAGACGGGTACCACAAAATCCTCCTCACCCACTATTGTTATTGATTGTATCAGGTGATGAAGCATGATGGCAAAATCAATTTGGGGATTTGGGGACTTGACTTATTAAAAAAAGTCAACAAAGTCCCCCTCAAATATTTCAGACAGTTTCAGGTTGAGTGCTGTTTGCAATTTCTAAAGCgataacaacaataaatgtAATCAGTTACCAGATGAGTCTTTAAAATGGAGGACATTTAGTcgactcttttatccaaagcgacttataatcatgttacattcatacaccatagacaaagctacagggagcaattcagggttccGTGTCTCGCTtcaggacacatcgactagggcggggattgaaacaccaaccccctgattgaaagagagaccggctaaccactgacccacagtcgcagATTCTCAATGCTCACActagagagacaagagacacaaagaagTTTAAATGTTCTGTGAGAGGTCAAGAAAGTACATAAAGAACACCTAAACTACAGTTTATAAAAGCTGGAAAAGTCGAGATTTAATTCACGAATGAACAAGATTAACCAAAACACTTTgggaattagaaaaaaaagaagtgcaacatttggggggggggggggggtaatggaaAAGGctgattttatatttattttgaaaaactaaTAGAAGTGCTGTCAGTCTCAGTTCACACATCTCATAACTAGATGCAGATGGTctgatgaaaatgtgtttttgcaaTTTGGGTCAACTTTATAGATCCCAAATTGGTCATTAAACCGATAACATACATACAGGgttttgattcaattcaattcaattcagtttatttgtatagcccaatttcacaaattactaatttgtctcggagtgctttacaatctgtacacatagacatccctgccccaaaacctcgcatcggatcaggtaaaactcccaaataacccttcaggggggaaaaaagggaagaaaccttcaggagagcaa
The genomic region above belongs to Pseudoliparis swirei isolate HS2019 ecotype Mariana Trench chromosome 9, NWPU_hadal_v1, whole genome shotgun sequence and contains:
- the LOC130199131 gene encoding uncharacterized protein LOC130199131 isoform X3, giving the protein MQIEHRQDWTLACHERDSWLSKVIYKDWLVKEFQDIHCARCRACCRSIKLQTMGEAALTSHAGGAGHKAAVRKLREAEDVMLINAAGQTNGSMELTEDSKEQVALCLQRDTLDRITGSDWSNLNHRPTINSASHNAAELQDVTFPTAYLTVPGTSQVISQRLHLPAGGKAEGATRRSSQHDPADLSRQEHQQRADALEQQQQMKILEWENRMKVLAWEQELVREKRRAARQKMKAFRMKKSYYRAKLKRMGEDVPASSSSSSDEEAKTYGPSG